A window of Exiguobacterium sp. FSL W8-0210 contains these coding sequences:
- the mgsA gene encoding methylglyoxal synthase, whose translation MNIALIAHDEKKDEMMGFTRAYAAFFKKNTLYATGTTGQRIMEATDLHVHRCKSGPLGGDQEIGALVAQGNIDIVIFLRDPLTAQPHEPDVSALIRLCDVYDLPLATNVGTAEILINGLEQGQFDWKEIIRKRHELEQKKFLDD comes from the coding sequence ATGAATATCGCATTGATCGCACATGATGAAAAAAAAGATGAGATGATGGGGTTTACACGAGCTTATGCTGCATTCTTCAAAAAAAATACATTGTATGCGACAGGAACGACCGGGCAACGGATCATGGAAGCGACAGATTTACATGTCCATCGCTGTAAATCTGGACCACTCGGCGGTGATCAAGAAATCGGAGCACTCGTGGCTCAAGGAAATATCGATATCGTGATTTTTTTACGCGATCCGCTAACGGCGCAACCGCATGAACCGGACGTCTCCGCACTCATTCGATTATGCGATGTGTACGATCTGCCGCTCGCAACGAATGTCGGAACTGCCGAAATTTTAATCAATGGACTCGAACAAGGACAATTCGATTGGAAGGAAATCATTCGAAAACGTCATGAACTAGAACAAAAAAAGTTTTTAGATGATTAA